From a region of the Colias croceus chromosome 14, ilColCroc2.1 genome:
- the LOC123697618 gene encoding uncharacterized protein LOC123697618 isoform X2, giving the protein MPPKRVKDDDDCGEPSPRISFNDLEKSMTPFSGDDAYGIETFVKDFEDISSLMQWGEIEKLIFSKRLLAGTAKLFLRSLSGTTTWDTLKSELREEFGKKLNSATVHKRLSTRRMKMNETHQQYFLHMKELAVLGNVEDEALMEYVIDGIKDRRFKVKNCYLIVQEQQKL; this is encoded by the exons ATGCCGCCGAAACGAGtaaaagatgatgatgattgtggTGAACCATCGCCGCGTATTTCCTTCAATGACTTAGAGAAATCAATGACGCCATTTTCGGGTGATGATGCCTATGGCATCGAAACATTCGTAAAAGATTTTGAAGATATTTCCTCTTTAATGCAATGGGgcgaaatagaaaaactcaTATTTTCGAAGCGGCTTCTCGCGGGAACCGCCAAGCTATTTTTACGTTCACTAAGTGGGACCACCACGTGGGATACACTTAAGTCTGAGCTCCGTGAGGAATTTGGTAAGAAGTTGAACAGTGCAACTGTTCACAAGAGACTTTCAACTCGCCGGATGAAGATGAATGAGACTCAtcagcaatattttttacatatgaaGGAACTTGCAGTACTTGGGAATGTTGAAGATGAAGCCCTGATGGAATATGTCATCGACGGTATTAAAGACA gaagattcaaggtgaaaaattgttatcttATAGTTCAGGAACAACAGAAACTTTAA
- the LOC123697618 gene encoding uncharacterized protein LOC123697618 isoform X1: MLENENEDITNIENKEYKNKIQNIIKEYNPKRCTKESNVKLKILLTDDVPVYQNPRRLSPLELNIVDKQIKEWLDEGIIKTSKSDYASPIVLAKKKNGMLWKIKDGNKLMVVPKKMKNEIIRKHHENGHFGCVKTEELINRNYYMENLKEKIKTNIDNCVECILNSNKRGKKEGFLHVIDKGDLPLSTYHIDHLRLLTHLGQMILQDDRVGIG, translated from the coding sequence ATGCTAgagaatgaaaatgaagatatcacaaatattgaaaacaaagaatataagaataaaatacagaatattataaaagaatataaccCCAAAAGATGTACTAAAGAatcaaatgtaaaacttaaaatattattaaccgatGATGTACCAGTTTATCAGAATCCACGACGATTGTCACCTTTGGAGCTTAACATTGTTGACAAACAGATTAAAGAATGGCTTGATgaaggaataataaaaacaagtaagtCTGATTATGCTAGTCCAATTGTGCTTGCAAAAAAGAAGAATGGAATGTTATGGAAGATTAAggatggaaataaattaatggttgtacctaagaaaatgaaaaatgaaattataagaaaacatcATGAAAACGGACATTTTGGTTGTGTTAAAACTgaggaattaataaatagaaattattatatggagaatttaaaagaaaagattaaaacaaacattgataATTGCGTGGAATGTatacttaattcaaataaaagaggAAAGAAGGAAGGATTTCTACATGTAATAGATAAAGGTGATTTACCATTGTCTACTTACCATATTGATCATCTACGACTGTTGACTCATCTGGGACAGATGATTCTGCAGGATGACCGtgtgggaataggataa